One region of Ornithinibacter aureus genomic DNA includes:
- the cobA gene encoding uroporphyrinogen-III C-methyltransferase yields MTLPIGLDLTDRRVVVVGGGPAALPGILALVNARAAVHIISPWVSEDAAALAATGEITWSEHDYTGPIDLDGAWLALAASGDAAIDEAVRADAVAARLWCLDATAVLPATTRVSTPDGTVDVAVHAGNDAALARGVAGSVGALLAGGHVDTRRRTRRDGPGWVALVGGGPGDDGLLTVRGRELLASADVVVLDRLAPRAVVNALPVDVQVIDVGKSPGRHALPQERINDLLVDLALAGRSVVRLKGGDPYVLGRGGEERLACQAHGIRVEVVPGVSSAVAVPAAAGIPVTHRGVARGFTVVTGHDELPDVPGGTDHTVVLLMGVGRLARSATALMDAGRPASCPVAIVERGFSLDQRVTIGTLRDIAERAASVGVENPAVVVVGDVVRLSPHWG; encoded by the coding sequence GTGACGCTCCCCATCGGGCTCGACCTCACCGACCGCCGCGTCGTCGTCGTCGGCGGGGGCCCGGCGGCGCTGCCCGGCATCCTGGCCCTGGTGAACGCGCGGGCCGCGGTGCACATCATCTCCCCCTGGGTGTCTGAGGACGCCGCCGCCCTCGCCGCGACCGGCGAGATCACCTGGAGCGAGCACGACTACACCGGCCCGATCGACCTCGACGGTGCCTGGCTGGCCCTGGCGGCCTCGGGTGATGCCGCCATCGACGAGGCCGTGCGGGCGGATGCCGTCGCGGCTCGCCTCTGGTGCCTCGACGCGACCGCGGTGCTTCCGGCGACGACGCGCGTCTCGACCCCTGACGGCACGGTCGACGTGGCCGTGCACGCCGGGAACGACGCTGCCCTGGCCCGCGGTGTGGCCGGCTCGGTGGGCGCCCTCCTGGCCGGCGGTCACGTCGACACCCGGCGACGCACCCGCCGCGACGGCCCCGGCTGGGTGGCCCTGGTCGGTGGGGGCCCGGGCGACGACGGGCTGTTGACCGTCCGTGGTCGGGAACTGCTCGCGAGCGCCGACGTCGTCGTGCTCGACCGCCTGGCACCACGTGCCGTGGTCAACGCCCTGCCCGTCGACGTGCAGGTCATCGACGTCGGCAAGTCCCCCGGGCGCCACGCCCTGCCCCAGGAGCGGATCAACGACCTGCTCGTCGACCTGGCGCTGGCCGGGCGATCCGTGGTGCGCCTCAAGGGCGGCGACCCCTACGTCCTCGGCCGCGGCGGCGAGGAACGCCTCGCGTGCCAGGCCCACGGCATCCGCGTCGAGGTCGTGCCCGGGGTGAGCAGCGCCGTGGCGGTGCCCGCGGCCGCCGGCATCCCCGTGACGCACCGGGGCGTGGCGCGCGGGTTCACCGTCGTCACGGGCCACGACGAGCTGCCCGACGTCCCGGGCGGCACCGACCACACCGTCGTCCTGCTCATGGGCGTCGGTCGCCTCGCCCGCTCCGCGACGGCGCTCATGGATGCCGGCCGCCCGGCATCCTGCCCCGTCGCCATCGTCGAGCGCGGCTTCTCCCTCGACCAGCGGGTCACGATCGGGACCCTGCGCGACATCGCCGAGCGCGCGGCATCCGTCGGTGTCGAGAACCCGGCGGTCGTCGTCGTCGGAGACGTCGTTCGCCTCAGCCCGCACTGGGGCTAA
- a CDS encoding dihydrofolate reductase family protein: MTTIISTLFITLDGVAEIDFAWHGPYFDEAMGECVSADYEGVDVLLLGRGTYESFAGAWPEREAAGGDDAEFGALIGDTRKVVITSGEQDLGWRNVERATDPVAAAQALRAEGVGKVLIPGSLPVVRALLDAGELDELHLLVHPIAARSGDRLFTEGAPMVPMTLLRSTALPTGVLALEYAPVRTES; this comes from the coding sequence TTGACCACGATCATCTCCACCCTGTTCATCACCCTCGACGGCGTCGCCGAGATCGACTTCGCCTGGCACGGGCCGTACTTCGACGAGGCGATGGGCGAATGCGTCTCGGCCGACTACGAGGGCGTCGACGTGCTGCTGCTGGGCCGGGGCACCTACGAGTCCTTCGCCGGCGCCTGGCCCGAGCGTGAGGCCGCCGGCGGTGACGACGCCGAGTTCGGCGCGCTCATCGGCGACACCCGCAAGGTCGTCATCACCTCCGGCGAGCAGGATCTGGGCTGGCGCAACGTCGAGCGCGCCACTGACCCGGTGGCTGCTGCGCAGGCGCTTCGTGCCGAGGGTGTGGGCAAGGTCCTCATCCCCGGGTCGCTGCCGGTCGTGCGGGCGCTGCTCGACGCGGGTGAGCTCGACGAGCTGCACCTGCTGGTGCACCCGATCGCCGCCCGGTCGGGTGATCGGCTGTTCACCGAGGGTGCGCCGATGGTGCCGATGACGTTGCTGCGCTCCACGGCCCTGCCCACCGGCGTGCTGGCCCTGGAGTACGCGCCGGTGCGCACCGAGTCGTAG
- the cysD gene encoding sulfate adenylyltransferase subunit CysD yields the protein MTKESTSVSTTSTGLPVLTQLDVLESEAMLVIREITAELERPVLLFSGGKDSVVMLHVAAKAFWPAPVPFPVLHVDTGHNFPEVLAYRDATVERLGLRLEVASVQDWIDDGRLRERADGTRNPLQTQPLLDAIARHRFDGVFGGGRRDEEKARAKERVVSLRDDFGQWDPKNQRPELWNIFNPRHRPGEHVRVFPLSNWTELDVWRYIEREDIELPGLYYAHDREVFERDGMLLAVGPYSQPRPGERVETRRVRYRTVGDMSCTGAVASDAASVADVVAEVAASTLTERGATRADDRISEAAMEDRKKEGYF from the coding sequence ATGACGAAGGAATCCACATCCGTGAGCACGACCTCCACCGGCCTCCCGGTCCTGACCCAGCTCGACGTCCTCGAGAGCGAGGCGATGCTCGTCATCCGCGAGATCACCGCCGAGCTCGAGCGCCCCGTGCTGCTCTTCAGCGGCGGTAAGGACTCCGTGGTCATGCTGCACGTCGCCGCCAAGGCGTTCTGGCCGGCTCCCGTGCCCTTCCCCGTGCTGCACGTCGACACCGGGCACAACTTCCCCGAGGTGCTCGCCTACCGCGACGCCACCGTCGAGCGGCTCGGCCTGCGCCTCGAGGTGGCCTCGGTCCAGGACTGGATCGACGACGGCCGCCTGCGCGAGCGCGCCGACGGCACCCGCAACCCGCTGCAGACCCAGCCGCTGCTCGACGCCATCGCCCGGCACCGCTTCGACGGGGTCTTCGGAGGCGGCCGCCGCGACGAGGAGAAGGCCCGCGCCAAGGAGCGCGTCGTCAGCCTGCGCGACGACTTCGGCCAGTGGGACCCCAAGAACCAGCGCCCCGAGCTGTGGAACATCTTCAACCCGCGCCACCGCCCCGGCGAGCACGTGCGGGTGTTCCCCCTCTCGAACTGGACCGAGCTCGACGTGTGGCGCTACATCGAGCGCGAGGACATCGAGCTGCCCGGCCTGTACTACGCCCACGACCGCGAGGTCTTCGAGCGCGACGGCATGCTGCTCGCGGTCGGTCCGTACTCTCAGCCGCGCCCCGGCGAGCGCGTCGAGACCCGCCGGGTCCGCTACCGCACCGTCGGTGACATGTCCTGCACGGGCGCGGTGGCCAGTGACGCGGCATCCGTCGCCGACGTCGTCGCCGAGGTCGCGGCGTCCACGCTCACCGAACGCGGCGCGACCCGCGCCGACGACCGGATCTCCGAGGCCGCCATGGAGGACCGCAAGAAGGAAGGCTACTTCTGA
- a CDS encoding helix-turn-helix domain-containing protein, whose protein sequence is MEIDVKEASRRLGLNDSRVRQLLRAGDLRGRRLGGSWLVDGEDVARLQGRVRLPGRPLAPKRAWAVLDLLDGGRAAWLSDSARSQVRRHLADLVDPGPDEWMAALRRRSRVLDVVAHPAAIERLRLVDGVHPAGPSAALGRGFDLVAMGESMAEFYVAEAHWPDLYRALALSEGREPNLRVHLPREVWPFADEDNRGRVGVGDAVLAAGLLESAEPRAVAAGADRLGDLLARWHDRRARG, encoded by the coding sequence ATGGAGATCGACGTCAAGGAAGCGTCGCGCCGTCTGGGTCTCAACGATTCCCGTGTCCGGCAACTGCTCCGGGCGGGTGATCTGCGCGGTCGCCGCCTGGGTGGCTCCTGGCTCGTTGATGGAGAGGATGTCGCGCGGCTCCAAGGGCGTGTTCGCCTCCCCGGCCGACCGCTGGCGCCCAAGCGGGCGTGGGCGGTCCTCGACCTCCTCGATGGTGGAAGGGCAGCGTGGCTTTCGGACTCCGCTCGCTCACAGGTGCGTCGGCATCTCGCTGACCTGGTTGATCCTGGCCCCGACGAGTGGATGGCAGCCCTGCGGCGGCGCAGTCGCGTGCTCGACGTCGTGGCCCATCCGGCGGCAATCGAACGACTGCGTCTCGTCGACGGCGTTCACCCGGCCGGGCCGAGCGCCGCGCTCGGGCGTGGTTTTGACCTCGTTGCGATGGGAGAGTCGATGGCTGAGTTCTATGTCGCCGAGGCGCACTGGCCGGACCTGTACCGGGCGCTGGCGCTGAGCGAGGGGCGAGAACCCAATCTCAGGGTCCACCTTCCGCGCGAGGTCTGGCCGTTCGCTGACGAGGACAACCGGGGGCGGGTCGGTGTGGGTGACGCCGTTCTGGCGGCAGGACTGCTCGAGTCGGCAGAACCGCGCGCCGTCGCCGCGGGAGCCGACCGACTGGGTGACCTGCTGGCCAGGTGGCATGACAGGCGCGCGCGCGGATGA
- a CDS encoding sulfate adenylyltransferase subunit 1, whose protein sequence is MSTLLRLATAGSVDDGKSTLVGRLLHDSKSVLVDQLDAVERVSRDRGLDTADLALLTDGLRAEREQGITIDVAYRYFATAERSFVLADCPGHVQYTRNTVTGSSTADALVLLVDARKGVLEQTRRHLAVAALMRVPHVVIAVNKIDLVAHSEEVFRTLAADVRAIATELGIPDAHAVPVSALVGDNVVDRSPNTPWYDGPSLLELLETLPADTDPVHESFRMPVQVVIRPQGAARSPEHVEYRGYAGQLASGSVQVGDEVVVHPSGLRSTVAGIDLGEQSLEVAVAPQSVTIRLTDDVDVSRGDLIASAADPVELRQEVTALACWLGDEPLRPGARLLVKHGSRTVLAMVRSIDGRLDLDSLRLAPAGELALNDIGRVTVRFAAPLPVEEYSTSRRGGAFLLIDPDDGRTLAAAMADALAPGEHPTSDPTSP, encoded by the coding sequence ATGTCCACCCTGCTGCGCCTCGCCACCGCCGGATCGGTCGACGACGGCAAGTCCACCCTCGTCGGGCGGCTGCTGCACGACTCCAAGTCCGTCCTCGTCGACCAGCTGGATGCCGTGGAGCGGGTCAGCCGGGACCGTGGCCTCGACACCGCTGACCTCGCACTGCTCACCGACGGGCTGCGGGCCGAACGCGAGCAGGGCATCACCATCGACGTCGCCTACCGCTACTTCGCCACCGCCGAGCGCTCGTTCGTGCTCGCCGACTGCCCCGGCCACGTGCAGTACACCCGCAACACGGTCACCGGCTCCTCGACGGCCGATGCCTTGGTGCTGCTCGTCGACGCCCGCAAGGGGGTGCTCGAGCAGACCCGCCGCCACCTCGCCGTCGCGGCCCTGATGCGGGTGCCGCACGTCGTCATCGCGGTCAACAAGATCGACCTCGTCGCCCACAGCGAGGAGGTCTTCCGCACCCTGGCCGCCGACGTGCGGGCGATTGCCACGGAGCTCGGCATCCCCGACGCGCACGCTGTCCCTGTCTCCGCCCTTGTCGGGGACAACGTCGTGGACCGCTCCCCCAACACCCCGTGGTACGACGGGCCGTCGCTGCTCGAACTGCTCGAGACCCTCCCGGCCGACACCGACCCGGTGCACGAGTCGTTCCGGATGCCGGTCCAGGTCGTCATCCGTCCCCAGGGTGCCGCCCGCTCCCCCGAGCACGTCGAGTACCGCGGCTACGCGGGGCAGCTCGCCTCGGGTTCGGTACAGGTCGGCGACGAGGTCGTGGTCCACCCGTCAGGGCTGCGGTCCACGGTGGCCGGCATCGACCTCGGTGAGCAGTCGCTCGAGGTCGCGGTAGCCCCGCAGTCGGTGACGATCCGGCTCACCGACGACGTCGACGTCAGCCGCGGTGACCTCATCGCCTCAGCGGCGGACCCGGTCGAGCTGCGCCAGGAGGTCACCGCGCTCGCCTGCTGGCTCGGCGACGAGCCACTGCGTCCCGGCGCCCGCCTGCTCGTCAAGCACGGGTCCCGCACGGTGCTCGCCATGGTGCGCTCGATCGACGGCCGCCTCGACCTCGACTCGCTGCGCCTGGCCCCGGCCGGGGAACTGGCCCTCAACGACATCGGCCGGGTGACGGTGCGCTTCGCCGCTCCCCTGCCCGTCGAGGAGTACTCCACCTCACGCCGTGGTGGCGCCTTCCTGCTCATCGATCCCGACGACGGCCGCACCCTGGCCGCGGCGATGGCTGACGCCCTCGCTCCCGGAGAGCACCCCACGTCCGATCCGACGTCACCGTGA
- a CDS encoding class I SAM-dependent RNA methyltransferase, with the protein MGSHGATHASSLAVGDEVEVDVTTIAHGGHCIARHEGQVLFVRHALPGERVLARVTETGAGERFVRADAVAVLSASPDRVTPPCPWSGPGRCGGCDLQHVSLPRQRQLKADVVREQFSRLARLDVDVTVEPVPGDDGGLDWRTRVEFAVGDDGRAGLRRHRSHEVVAVDHCRIAAPGIDRLRVTSRSWPGADAVDAVAPSVGEPVAVTVPGDEVPLVRERVVVGASGEREFTLSARGFWQVHPGAAQTFVDAVLEAAAPRAGERALDLYAGVGLFASALAQAVGPTGQVIAIESDAVACGHARDNLADHAQVAVLAARVDDAFGVARPSRRGSSSQRGSRPRKPSRSTLVPASADVVVLDPPRTGAGKGVCAEIAAMAPRAVVYVACDPAALARDTAYLADLGYRLDMLRAFDAFPMTHHVECVARFTRTG; encoded by the coding sequence ATGGGAAGCCACGGCGCCACGCACGCGAGCAGCCTCGCCGTCGGGGACGAGGTCGAGGTCGACGTCACGACGATCGCCCACGGCGGCCACTGCATCGCCCGCCACGAGGGGCAGGTGCTGTTCGTGCGGCACGCCCTGCCCGGGGAGCGGGTGCTCGCCCGGGTGACCGAGACGGGTGCCGGGGAGCGTTTCGTGCGGGCGGATGCCGTCGCGGTGCTCTCGGCGTCACCGGACCGGGTCACGCCGCCGTGCCCGTGGTCGGGGCCGGGCCGCTGCGGTGGGTGCGACCTCCAGCACGTGTCGCTCCCGCGGCAGCGCCAGCTCAAGGCTGACGTGGTGCGCGAGCAGTTCTCCCGATTGGCCCGCCTCGACGTCGACGTCACGGTCGAGCCGGTGCCCGGCGACGACGGTGGCCTCGACTGGCGCACCCGCGTCGAGTTCGCGGTCGGTGACGACGGCCGTGCCGGGCTGCGCCGACACCGCTCGCACGAGGTCGTCGCCGTCGACCACTGCCGCATCGCCGCACCGGGAATTGATCGCCTGCGGGTCACCTCGCGGTCGTGGCCGGGCGCGGACGCCGTGGATGCCGTCGCGCCCTCGGTCGGGGAGCCGGTCGCCGTGACTGTGCCCGGCGACGAGGTCCCGCTCGTGCGCGAGAGGGTCGTGGTCGGTGCCAGTGGCGAGCGTGAGTTCACCCTCTCCGCTCGTGGCTTCTGGCAGGTGCACCCCGGGGCGGCGCAGACTTTCGTGGATGCCGTGCTCGAGGCGGCTGCTCCCCGCGCGGGGGAGCGGGCCCTCGATCTCTACGCGGGTGTCGGGCTCTTCGCCTCCGCACTGGCCCAGGCGGTCGGCCCGACCGGGCAGGTCATCGCCATCGAGTCCGATGCGGTGGCCTGTGGTCACGCCCGCGACAACCTCGCCGACCATGCGCAGGTCGCGGTGCTCGCCGCCCGGGTCGACGACGCGTTCGGGGTGGCTCGTCCGTCGCGGCGCGGCAGTTCCTCGCAGCGGGGGTCGCGCCCACGCAAGCCGTCGCGCTCGACCCTCGTCCCGGCATCCGCCGACGTCGTCGTCCTCGACCCGCCGCGAACGGGCGCTGGCAAGGGTGTCTGCGCGGAGATCGCCGCGATGGCCCCGCGTGCGGTGGTCTACGTCGCGTGCGACCCGGCTGCGCTGGCGCGCGACACCGCCTACCTCGCCGACCTCGGCTACCGCCTCGACATGCTGCGCGCGTTCGACGCCTTCCCGATGACGCACCACGTCGAGTGCGTCGCCCGGTTCACCCGCACGGGCTGA
- the acnA gene encoding aconitate hydratase AcnA has protein sequence MASTNSFDAHGTLEVGEQSYEIYRLAAVEGSESLPYSLKVLLENLLRTEDGANITAEHIRALGSWDENAEPDTEIQFTPARVIMQDFTGVPCVVDLATMREAVADLGGDPSKINPLAPAELVIDHSVQIDVFGRSDAFERNVEFEYGRNKERYQFLRWGQTAFDDFKVVPPGTGIVHQVNIERLARVTMVRDGVAYPDTCVGTDSHTTMVNGLGVLGWGVGGIEAEAAMLGQPVSMLIPRVVGFKLTGAARAGVTATDVVLTITEKLRQHGVVGKFVEFYGEGVAALPLANRATIGNMSPEFGSTCAIFPIDDITLDYLRLTGRDEEQVALVEAYAKEQGMWLDPANEPRFSEKLELDLSTVVPSIAGPKRPQDRIALSESKQQFALDVKNYGVDGELRSVPVQAGGEDTGRGGTSSFDLKDGAVVIASITSCTNTSNPSVMMAAALLAKNAVERGLTVKPWVKTSMAPGSKVVTGYYEAAGLWPYLDKLGFNLVGYGCATCIGNSGPLPAYVSSAIQAEDLSVAAVLSGNRNFEGRINPDVKMNYLASPPLCIAYALAGTMDFDFDTDPLGQDEAGNDVFLADIWPAPQEVESVIASSITRDLFTADYADVFAGDERWQSLPTPEGDTFAWDPASTYVRKPTYFDGMQMDPAPVTDITGARVLAKLGDSVTTDHISPAGSIKADSPAGKYLADKGVDRKDFNSYGSRRGNHEVMIRGTFANIRLKNLLLDGVEGGFTRNFLAGGEQTTIYDASAAYQAAGIPLVVLAGKEYGSGSSRDWAAKGTALLGVKAVIAESYERIHRSNLIGMGVLPLQYAKGSNAESLGLTGTETFSVSGVTALNDGGIPRTLTVTVTREDGSQTSFDAVLRIDTPGEADYYRNGGILQYVLRSLV, from the coding sequence GTGGCCAGCACGAACAGCTTCGACGCCCACGGCACACTCGAGGTGGGTGAGCAGTCCTACGAGATCTACCGCCTCGCAGCGGTCGAGGGGAGCGAGTCGCTCCCGTACAGCCTCAAGGTGCTGCTCGAGAACCTCCTGCGCACCGAGGACGGCGCCAACATCACCGCCGAGCACATCCGTGCCCTCGGCAGCTGGGACGAGAACGCCGAGCCCGACACCGAGATCCAGTTCACGCCGGCCCGCGTGATCATGCAGGACTTCACCGGTGTGCCCTGCGTCGTCGACCTCGCGACCATGCGCGAGGCCGTCGCCGACCTCGGCGGCGACCCGAGCAAGATCAACCCGCTCGCCCCGGCCGAGCTCGTCATCGACCACTCCGTGCAGATCGACGTCTTCGGCCGGTCCGACGCGTTCGAGCGCAACGTCGAGTTCGAGTACGGGCGCAACAAGGAGCGTTACCAGTTCCTGCGCTGGGGCCAGACGGCCTTCGACGACTTCAAGGTTGTGCCCCCGGGCACAGGCATCGTCCACCAGGTCAACATCGAGCGCCTCGCTCGCGTCACCATGGTCCGCGACGGCGTCGCCTACCCCGACACCTGCGTCGGCACCGACAGCCACACGACGATGGTCAACGGCCTCGGCGTGCTCGGCTGGGGTGTCGGCGGCATCGAGGCCGAGGCGGCCATGCTCGGCCAGCCCGTGTCGATGCTCATCCCGCGCGTCGTCGGCTTCAAGCTCACCGGCGCCGCGCGCGCCGGCGTCACCGCCACCGACGTTGTCCTCACGATCACCGAGAAGCTGCGCCAGCACGGTGTCGTCGGCAAGTTCGTCGAGTTCTACGGTGAGGGCGTCGCCGCCCTGCCGCTCGCCAACCGCGCGACGATCGGCAACATGAGCCCCGAGTTCGGCTCGACCTGTGCCATCTTCCCCATCGACGACATCACCTTGGACTACCTGCGCCTCACCGGCCGTGACGAGGAGCAGGTCGCTCTCGTCGAGGCCTACGCCAAGGAGCAGGGCATGTGGCTCGACCCGGCCAACGAGCCGCGGTTCTCCGAGAAGCTCGAGCTCGACCTGTCGACGGTGGTTCCCTCCATCGCCGGCCCGAAGCGCCCGCAGGACCGCATCGCGCTCAGCGAGTCCAAGCAGCAGTTCGCGCTCGACGTGAAGAACTACGGCGTCGACGGTGAGCTGCGCTCGGTGCCGGTCCAGGCCGGCGGTGAGGACACCGGGCGCGGTGGCACCTCGTCGTTCGATCTCAAGGACGGTGCCGTCGTCATCGCCTCGATCACCTCGTGCACCAACACCTCGAACCCGTCGGTGATGATGGCCGCGGCGCTGCTCGCGAAGAACGCCGTCGAGCGCGGACTGACCGTCAAGCCCTGGGTCAAGACCTCCATGGCCCCCGGCAGCAAGGTCGTCACCGGCTACTACGAGGCCGCGGGCCTGTGGCCCTACCTCGACAAGCTCGGCTTCAACCTCGTCGGGTACGGCTGCGCCACGTGCATCGGCAACTCCGGCCCGCTGCCGGCCTACGTGTCGTCGGCGATCCAGGCCGAGGACCTGTCGGTGGCTGCGGTGCTCTCGGGCAACCGCAACTTCGAGGGCCGCATCAACCCCGACGTGAAGATGAACTACCTCGCGTCGCCGCCGCTGTGCATCGCCTACGCGCTGGCCGGGACGATGGACTTCGACTTCGACACCGACCCGCTCGGTCAGGACGAGGCCGGCAACGACGTCTTCCTCGCCGACATCTGGCCCGCTCCGCAGGAGGTCGAGTCCGTCATCGCGTCGTCGATCACCCGCGACCTGTTCACGGCCGACTACGCCGACGTCTTCGCCGGTGACGAGCGCTGGCAGTCGCTGCCGACCCCCGAGGGTGACACCTTCGCGTGGGACCCGGCCTCGACCTACGTGCGCAAGCCCACGTACTTCGACGGCATGCAGATGGACCCGGCACCGGTCACCGACATCACCGGTGCCCGCGTGCTCGCCAAGCTCGGCGACTCGGTCACGACCGACCACATCAGCCCGGCCGGTTCCATCAAGGCCGACAGCCCGGCAGGCAAGTACCTGGCTGACAAGGGGGTCGACCGCAAGGACTTCAACTCCTACGGCTCGCGTCGCGGCAACCACGAGGTGATGATCCGCGGGACCTTCGCGAACATCCGCCTGAAGAACCTGCTCCTCGACGGCGTCGAGGGCGGCTTCACCCGCAACTTCCTCGCGGGCGGCGAGCAGACGACGATCTACGACGCGTCCGCCGCCTACCAGGCGGCCGGCATCCCGCTCGTCGTCCTCGCCGGCAAGGAGTACGGCTCGGGGTCCTCGCGCGACTGGGCGGCCAAGGGCACGGCCCTGCTCGGGGTCAAGGCGGTCATCGCCGAGTCCTACGAGCGCATCCACCGCTCCAACCTCATCGGCATGGGCGTGCTGCCCCTTCAGTACGCCAAGGGCAGCAACGCCGAGTCGCTGGGCCTGACGGGCACCGAGACCTTCTCGGTCTCGGGGGTCACCGCCCTCAACGACGGCGGGATCCCGCGCACGCTCACAGTCACCGTGACCCGCGAGGACGGCTCGCAGACCAGCTTCGACGCGGTCCTGCGCATCGACACCCCGGGTGAGGCCGACTACTACCGCAACGGCGGCATCCTCCAGTACGTCCTGCGCTCACTCGTCTGA
- a CDS encoding phosphoadenylyl-sulfate reductase: MTQRRSTDELRALAAEGERLLNAANRPGGTEADAAEVAAWAARTFPGTLAVACSMADAVLPHVIAEQAPGVDVLFLDTGYHFAETYGTRNQVEHELDVTIVDVLPALTVAEQDAQYGPKLHDRDPAACCRMRKVEPLKAALAGYEAWVTGVRREEGPTRADTPLVTFDEQFGLVKLNPLAAWSFDDVLGYATDRRVPVNLLLSDGYPSIGCEPCTKRVAPGDDPRAGRWAGFAKTECGLHP, from the coding sequence ATGACGCAGCGACGAAGCACCGACGAGCTGCGCGCGCTCGCCGCCGAGGGTGAGCGGCTGCTCAACGCGGCGAACCGTCCGGGTGGCACCGAGGCGGATGCCGCGGAGGTCGCGGCGTGGGCCGCGCGCACCTTCCCCGGCACCCTCGCCGTCGCGTGCAGCATGGCGGATGCCGTGCTCCCCCACGTCATCGCGGAGCAGGCCCCCGGGGTCGACGTGCTCTTCCTCGACACCGGCTACCACTTCGCCGAGACCTACGGCACGCGCAACCAGGTCGAGCACGAGCTCGACGTCACCATCGTCGACGTGCTGCCCGCGCTGACCGTCGCCGAGCAGGACGCGCAGTACGGCCCGAAGCTGCACGACCGTGACCCTGCCGCCTGCTGCCGGATGCGCAAGGTCGAACCGCTCAAGGCAGCGCTCGCCGGCTACGAGGCATGGGTCACCGGCGTTCGCCGCGAGGAGGGCCCGACCCGAGCAGACACCCCCCTCGTCACCTTCGACGAGCAGTTCGGCCTCGTCAAGCTCAACCCCCTCGCGGCCTGGTCGTTCGACGATGTGCTCGGCTACGCCACCGACCGGCGGGTGCCCGTGAACCTCCTGCTCTCCGACGGGTACCCCTCGATCGGCTGCGAGCCGTGCACGAAGCGCGTCGCCCCCGGCGACGACCCACGCGCCGGGCGCTGGGCCGGCTTCGCCAAGACCGAGTGCGGGCTGCACCCGTGA
- a CDS encoding NupC/NupG family nucleoside CNT transporter has protein sequence MIDVLWGLGGMVVLLGLAVAISENRKAIRLRTVGAALALQVAFAVIVLYVPAGRAVLDAVTRGVQAVIDSSRSGISFLFGPLIPAEGEGLVFALQVLPVIIFFAALTSVLYHWRILQKVVGWLGTGLRWVLGTSRAESVNAATNIFLGQTESPLVIRPFIARVSRSSLFAIMVGGLATVAGSVLVGYALLGADLDSLIAAAFMAAPGALLMAKVVVPESEAVDADGVPVASTDPADTEALEEAEAEAMEEVRHVNVIDAAAAGAADGLKLAANIGAMLLAFISLIALINLILGTVAGWFGVESLTFEQILGWIFAPIMFVIGVPWDEAVRAGSFVGQKTVVNEFVAFSNFGPVADEFTEKTQAIITFALTGFANLGSLAILLGGLGGLAPNRRPEIAQMGLRCVAAATLANLMSAAIAGILIG, from the coding sequence ATGATCGACGTGCTCTGGGGGCTCGGCGGAATGGTCGTGCTGCTCGGGCTCGCCGTCGCGATCTCGGAAAACCGTAAGGCAATTCGGCTGCGCACGGTGGGTGCGGCGCTCGCCCTTCAGGTGGCCTTCGCGGTCATCGTCCTCTACGTTCCCGCCGGACGAGCCGTCCTCGACGCCGTCACCCGCGGGGTGCAGGCCGTCATCGACTCCTCGCGGTCGGGCATCAGCTTCCTCTTCGGTCCGCTCATCCCGGCCGAGGGCGAGGGCCTGGTCTTTGCCCTCCAGGTGCTGCCGGTGATCATCTTCTTCGCCGCGCTGACGTCGGTGCTCTACCACTGGCGCATCCTGCAGAAGGTCGTCGGCTGGCTCGGCACCGGCCTGCGCTGGGTACTCGGCACCTCGCGCGCCGAGTCGGTGAACGCGGCCACCAACATCTTCCTCGGCCAGACCGAGTCGCCCCTGGTCATCCGCCCGTTCATCGCCCGGGTCTCCCGCTCCAGCCTGTTCGCCATCATGGTCGGCGGCCTCGCCACCGTGGCCGGTTCGGTGCTCGTCGGCTACGCCCTGCTCGGCGCCGACCTCGACTCGCTCATCGCGGCCGCCTTCATGGCAGCCCCCGGTGCCCTGCTCATGGCCAAGGTCGTCGTCCCCGAGAGCGAGGCCGTCGACGCCGACGGGGTTCCCGTCGCCAGCACCGACCCCGCCGACACGGAGGCGCTCGAGGAGGCCGAGGCCGAGGCGATGGAGGAGGTGCGGCACGTCAACGTCATCGACGCCGCCGCCGCCGGGGCTGCTGACGGCCTCAAGCTGGCCGCGAACATCGGCGCCATGCTGCTGGCGTTCATCTCGCTCATCGCCCTGATCAACCTCATCCTCGGCACCGTCGCCGGGTGGTTCGGGGTCGAGTCGCTGACCTTCGAGCAGATCCTCGGGTGGATCTTCGCGCCGATCATGTTCGTCATCGGCGTGCCGTGGGACGAGGCCGTGCGCGCGGGCAGCTTCGTCGGTCAGAAGACCGTCGTCAACGAGTTCGTCGCGTTCTCGAACTTCGGCCCGGTGGCAGACGAGTTCACCGAGAAGACCCAGGCGATCATCACCTTCGCCCTCACCGGGTTCGCCAACCTCGGCTCGCTCGCGATCCTCCTCGGCGGGCTCGGCGGTCTCGCGCCGAACCGCCGCCCCGAGATCGCCCAGATGGGCCTGCGGTGCGTGGCTGCGGCGACGCTGGCCAACCTCATGAGTGCCGCCATCGCCGGCATCCTCATCGGCTGA